In the genome of bacterium, the window TCTCAGGACTCAAACGATCGCTACGTTACGCTCAAGAAAGAAAAAATATTGAAGAAGAAAAAAGACGCGTGGATATCATGAAGGACAGCTTTATTAGCACGGTCTCTCACGAACTCCGTACTCCGCTTGCGATTGTAAAAAGCGCCATTTCCAATTTAAAGGATGGTATTTTGGGTGAGCTCAACGAAAAGCAGGTTAAAGTAGTAGCAACTACTAGTAAAAATATTGAGCGCTTAAACCGCCTTATTACCAATCTATTAGATTTGTCGCGTCTTGAATCGGGTCGTATTCATGTTAATTTTTCTAGTTTTGATATTGTGCCCGTTATCTACGAAACGCTGTTAAGTTTAAAGAGTGAGGCACATGAAAAGGGTATCGAGTTTCATTTTGAACCTCAAAGTGCAAGTATTGTATTTGAGGCCGATCAGGATATGATGATTCAAATACTCATGAATTTATCTGATAATGCGATCCGTTTTGCACGTAAAAACGTGAAGGTTACAGTAGGTAAAGCCAAGAATTCCGATTTAGGTGAATTATTTAAAAGAGCAGGGGCTAATCTTGTAGGGAATGATTTTTTATATTTAAGTATAGAAGATGACGGAAAAGGTATGGATGTTGGTTCTATTCCTCGTTTGTTTAATAAATTTGAGCAAGTTAACCGTCCTGCGGGAGGTAAGGGCTATCACGGCACAGGCCTAGGGCTTGCTATTTGTAAAGAAATTGTTGAGTTGCACAATGGTTTAGTGTGGGCCGAAAGCGTGGCTGGCCAATTTATGCGGTTTAACGTTATCCTGCCTTGTTCGCAAAATACTGCTTCATCTGATTGATGGGATCCCGAGTTTCTTCGGCAATCATATCAATAGCATTTGTATCTAATTTAAATTTTTCAAATAATTCTTGCGGTACACCACGGTAAATATCAAAGCCGTCATGCCCGTAACCGTATAAATGCGCCAAAGAATCAGCTACACTGACTAGCTGAACTAAAGCTTCGTAACGCGATTCTGTGGCATGAGTAGGTTTGTGGTGCCACCGGATCACTTCTTCGCACGATTCTGGTAAATTCCATATTTGAGATAAGAGAGAACCTACTTCAGTGTGGTCGGTTCCGGCTAACTGCAATTCCCAATCGGTGAGAAGAAGTGGATAAGAGATTTTGTTGCTTGCTTTTAAATGCAGATGAGGCCCTAAAATAATTTTACCAATATCGTGAAGGAGGCCGGCCGTAAAAATTTGATCTTTGGTTGGAAAGCCAATTTTTTTGCCTAATACTTCGGCAATAATAGCTACCGCAACAGAATGTTCCCAAAAAATATGAGAAGGAATATTATAACCTAATAAATAAGGGGGAATAACTGCCGAAAAAGCGCCACTTAAAGCCAGTTCATAAACACGGTTAATGCCCATTAGAGAAATAGCCTGTTTTACCGAGGTAATTTCTCGCGTAAAGCCAAAATAAGCCGAATTGCATAATCTAAGCAAGTTGGTGGTAAGTGAAGGGTCGGGCATGATAATTTTTTCAAAATCTTTTATTTCAGAACTTGCATTGCGTATGGCTTTTGAAATGCGCGCTACCGATTCGGGCAATGTGGGGAGTGTTTTAACATCGGAAACAATTTGGGCCAGTGTGATCATGGGAGTGTTGTGGTGATATGGTTTTTATTAAATTCAATTGCGTTTTTATGAAGGGTGATGCGGCGTGAAAAAAAACCGCCACAATCTTCATAGCGAATAGACAGTTTTAAAGGGCTTAGCATTTCTTTTATCCAGTTGCTTTCTCCTGTGCCACCAAAAACATAAAATTGAAATTCTTCTGGAGAAAGACCTTCTTTGGTAAGCTCGGCTAAGAAAGGTCCTGTTAAGAAGATGAGAGAGGGTTTAAAACAGCTTAAAATACCGCTTGTACCTTTTGACGATAGGGCAACTAAGACAACGCCAATACCTGTATGGGCCACTATGGGTAAACTTTTTTCGGTAATAACTTTATACGTTCCCGTATCGAGTCCTATTTCGGTAGTTTTAGAGGCTGCGGTTTTAGTTGCCATCTGTCTAATTTAGCAGAAATTCAAAATCTGTAAAACCCGAATATCGTCTTAATTTTTAATTGTTACAGAAGCTTAGGGTGTATTTTTAGCTTTTTAAATGTCTGATGCTTGGTTACAATAGTGAAATGCCTAAACCGTCATCATCGCTGGGTCTTGTGCTTTCGGGCGGAGGAGCTCGGGGCGCCTATGAGGCCGGGGTTTTGTATTACATCCGCACGCAGCTCGATAAACAGCTGCCTAAACCTGTCAATTTTGATGTTCTTTGTGGTTCATCTGTAGGCGCTATCAATTCAATATATATGGCCGCAACAGCTGAAAACCCGGCTTTTCAAGGTAAGATGCTGCACCAGTTATGGAAGGATTTAAAGCAGGAAAATGTGTACTGCCGCAATTTAAAGGCTATGGGTACACTGGTGGGCAAAACGGTAAAAAACATCACACACAATTTGTTGGGGGTAACTCAAAATAAGTTAGAGCATAAACTGGGGAGTTTAAGTCATTTTAAAGGTATTTTAGACACATCACCCCTAAAGCCCTATATCAATAAATTGGTTGATTTTAGGAGTATTGGTAAAAACATTAAAAATGGCCATCTATCGGCTATTAGTTTAACGGCCACCAATGTTTCTACCGGGCGTATGGAGCTTTTTATCCAAAAAAGAAGTAACTTGCGTTATACGGGTGAATACCCACACCAACTTACCGAGCTTGCTGCAGAGCATGCCTTGGCTTCAGCGGCTATTCCCATCATTTTTCCACCGGTGCAGGTAAGGGGCACTTATTATACCGATGGAGGATTGAAGCTTAATACTCCTATGTCGCCGGCTATTCAGCTGGGGGCCAATAAAATTTTAATAGTGGGTTTGCATCACCGGTATCAGGCAGGTGAAACCATTCCTACCCTAGTTCCACCTAATCAATATCCGTCTTTGGGGCAATTGGTAGGGCAGGTGATGAATGCTTTGTTTGTTGATCGTATTCAGTACGATATTGAACAGCTTACCCGTATTAACCGTATTGTAGAATGGAGTGAAAAAGTTTATGGCAAAAACTATATCGACAAAATCAACAGTATGTTGTTGCGGGAGGGTATTAAGGGTGATGTGGCAAACCGAGGCCTTAAGAAATTAAAAGTGTTTGAACTTTCACCGTCCCACGATATCAGTGAAATTTTCTCCGAATGGTTTCAGCACCGTTCTGAACAGGATAAAAGCTTCACCTTTTTTGAAAAAATTCTTCTTCGGGCTTTGGATATTGATCCCATAGCAGGCGTAGATATCCTTAGTTATTTAGCGTTTGTACCGGGATATATTAAACTACTACTTGAACTTGGTTATCAGGATGCCAAAGTTCACAAGGAGGAATTGATTGAATTTTTGGCCGATTAACGCGCTATTTGGGGGTTGACGAGACCGTTAAAAAAGTGTTTAATTTATGAATAATTCTAAGGGCTTAAACTAATTAAGTTCAAGTTTTTTCAAACAATGGGAAGAGGGAGGCTAGGATGAATAAGTCGCAACTAGTTGATATTATTTCGGAAAAAACAAAGCAACCGCGTAAGAAGGCCGAAGACGTGGTGAACCTCATTTTTGATCAAATGACTGATACTTTAGCGGGTGGTGGACGTATAGAAATCCGTGGTTTTGGTAGTTTTGTTCCCCGCGAATATGGGGCCTATACAGGCCGTAATCCTCGTACCGGTGAATCTATAGAAGTGCGCCCTAAGCGTTTGCCTTTCTTTAAAGTGGGCAAAGAACTGCGTGATCGTGTGGATATTGAAGAAGATGGTTCCACTCCTGAAGCTTAATGTGATAAAAGCTTTCCGTGAATGATTTAGATCTTATGTATTGGCTGGCCCTCACCCAGGTAAAGGGTGTAGGGCCAGCGCGTTTTTTTAGGCTTATCGAGCTTTATGGTTCGCCAAAAGCCGTGTTTGAAAAGCGCGATGAGCTTCTCGATAAAACTCTTCCTGCCGAACTTTTAACGTCCATTAAAAACTTTGCTTTTGATCCTATAAAACGCCTTATTGAACAAACTCGGACTTTGGGTATTCACATTGTTACGTTTAACGATGAACAATATCCAAAGGCTCTGCAGCATATCGCGCAAGCTCCCCCAGTGTTGTATTTTAAAGGGGACCTCACATTTTTAAACGAGGGCGATTGGTTGGGTGTGGTGGGCTCGCGTGAAATTACCGATTATGGGGTTAAGGTATGTCGCGAACTGGTGCGCGATTTAGTGCTGCAAGGTGTGCGCATTGCATCTGGTTTTGCTGCCGGTGTTGATATAGAAGCGCATCTTACCTGTTTGTACCAAAAAGGAAAAACGGTGGGGGTACTGGGACATGGGCTTGATGTTATGTTTCCTTCCGATCACAAAAAATACGTGGGGCCTCTTTTAGATAATGGAGGCGCGTTGCTTAGCGAATTTCCCATTGGTAGTGAAATTCATCCCGGCTTTTTTCCGCGACGGAATCGGATTATTAGCGGATTATCGCGCGGAGTATTGGTGGTAGAAGCCAATGCCAAAAGTGGTTCTCTTATTACGGCCGATTATGCTTTAGAAGAAGGGCGTGATGTGTTTGCCGTTCCCGGTCCCATTTTTTCGGCGCGTTCTGCCGGATGTAATCAGCTTATTCAAAAAGGGGCCAAACTTGTAACAAAAGCTCAAGATATTTTAGATGAATGGAAGTACGAAGTACGTACCCTGGCGCCGCGGCATCATTTTGAAAACCCGGAAGAAGAAGTTATTTTTAAGCTGTTGGGCGAGCATATTTTAGATATGGACGATATTATTGTAAAAACTACCATGCCGGCGCACACGGTATCGCGTTTACTCACAAAAATGGAAATGGAAGGACGGATAAGGGCCATGCCCGGCCGGCGCTTTCATGCGGTATCATGAAAAAAACCGGAACAGTGTATTTGGTAGGCGCTGGGCCTGGTGATACAAGTTTGCTTACTCTAAGAGGTTGTGAGCTTTTAAAAAAGGCAGATGTGGTGTTGTATGATTATTTGGCTAATCCCGCACTTCTTAATTTTACCTCGGAAAAATGTAAAAAAATATATGTGGGTAAAAAAGGAAGCGACAAGAATCCCGGCTTGCAAGAAAGTATTCAGGATGAGCTATTAGCCTGTGCTAAAAAATATAAAACGGTTGTACGTTTAAAAGGTGGTGACTCGTTTATTTTTGGCCGTGGTGGGGAAGAAGCAGAGTTTTTAAAGCAAAATAAAATTCCTTTTGAAATTATTCCGGGAGTTTCGTCTATCAGTTCTGTTCCGGCCTATGCGGGTATTCCGCTTACGCATCGTGATTTTGCCTCTAACTTTTGTGTGCTGACCGGGCATTGTGCCGATAATAATCAAAAGCAAATCCCGTGGCCCCATGTAGCCTCGTTTGATACGGTTGTTATTTTGATGGCCACGGCGCATCTGAATGAGAATCTTTCTCATCTTATGAATGCTGGCAAATCTCCCGCAACACCGGCCGCGCTCATTTCATGGGGTTCATACCCGCATCAAAAAACGGTAGTGTCTACACTTCAACATTTAGCTCGTGATGCCGCACAGATAAAACCTCCTGCCGTGGTGGTGGTAGGCGAGGTTGTAAGTTTACGAGACAAGCTTAAATGGTTTGAAGAAAAGCCTCTTTTTGGTAAAAAAGTTTTGATTACCCGTGCTGGGCATCAAAACTCTCAGCTTGCATATAAATTATCCGCATTAGGTGCTCAAGTTTTAGACGTGCCTCTTATTAAAGTGGTTCCTCAAAAAAGTAAGATTAAAAATATTGATCGCTATGATTGGCTGGTTTTAACCAGTGCCAATGCGGTAGAACACTTTTTTAAGCATGTTCACGATGCACGTGACTTGGCTCACGTCAAGATTGCCGTGATTGGTAGTGCTACTGCAGAAACACTCAAAACTTATGGCTTAAAAGCTGACCTCATGCCTAAAAAATTTGTAGCTGAAGGGTTGATTGATGCTTTTAAAAAGAAAAGGATTAATCGCAAGAAAATTCTTATTCCACGCGCTCAAGATGGACGTGAAGAGTTGGTAGAAGGCTTAAAGGCACTTAAAAATAAAGTCGATACTGTTACCTTATACAAGACTCTCCCGGAAACAAAAAATAAAGAGGCTCTTCTCGAGGCTTTGAATAAAAATCCCGATTGGACACTATTTTTAAGCTCTTCCAGTGTACATGCTTTTTATAAAATGGTTTCTTGTTATAATGGACCTATCGCTTGTTTAGGCCCCGTTACCGCCAAAACGGCGCGGTCTTATGGTCTTAAAGTGGATGTGGTGGCGAAAGATAGTGTGACGGATTCGTTGATAAAAGCGCTTTTCTAGAATTTCCCGAGCCCCGCTAGCGGGATAAGATTCTGATCAAATAAATTAATACAAAACATGTATTAATTTATTTGTCAGACTCTAAATACTCCTCCGGTTTTTCAAAAATTTCATTAATAAAATGAATCATGCGTGATCCCGTAAAACCATCAATAAAGCGGTGATCGAACGTTACATTAATCTGCAGAATAGGGCGGATTTCGATTTTATCATCTACCACCCAGGGTTTTTTAGCCACAGCGCCTACACAAGCAAGCAGAGGTACGCGTGAGATAGGAACAATGGGTGGAAAACCCGGTGGTACATTCCACATGCCCACACTGGTGACCATGGCCGAACCAAACGGGTCTTCTTTTAAGCCGATGGCGGGGATGGGCATCCCTATATCATACAAAATAAAAGTAAGCAGTTTGAGCAAGGGTTTTAGAAAAATGGGGGGCACTAAATCCATGAGCTTAATTGTGTCTTTAAATTCAGGATCGTTTTTACTACGGATAAGCTCGCTTTTTGTTTTTAATTCTTCACTGATTTGTTTGAATGATTTTTTATCGCATTCGCGAATTAACGCCCCGGATAAATCGGGTTTTTCGGTAGAATCTTGGCCTGGAACAGCCACTTGTAAAAACATATCTACCGTATCGCGCAGATAAATTTGGCCAAAGCGGATAATGCCATTGATATCGGGATAGCGCGCTAGCGTTAACGCCATGGCTTTAGCCACAAAATGTGTAGGGGAAATTTTAATATTTTGGGTTTCGTTTACTTTTTTAATGAACTCTAAACCTTTGGTAAAATCATATTCTAATACGCCGTACACCGTGGGGTCGTTTGCAGCATCCCAATTGGCAATAGAAAGACGGCGCCAGCTGGAAGGATTTTTTAGTTTTTTAAATTTTTTTGAAAACATTATTTTTTAAAAAACCCAAGGCTTTAATTTAAGGCCACGGGCAGAAAGTAATGGGAAAGCCATTTTTTGAAGTTGAACTAAAATTTTTAGTTTCTCTTCAATGGATAGGCGGGCCAAGTTTTTTCTTCTTTTTCTTTTAGCCTTAAATACCTGAGCTATTTTTATTTTATTTTTCAATTTCTTTATTCCATCTAGTTTTTAAATTAAACTTATCGAGTATTTTTTTTAAAAGTTTATTGTCAAATTTAACTGTTTCCAAAAGTGTTTTTATGCGCTCTCTATCTTTCGGGCGGTTTGTATCTATCATAATAGCCAAAAGATATTCTATTTTCAAAACCTTTGTTTTAACCAACTTGTACTTTTTGGTATCTGCGTTTTTTAAGGCTTCTTCAACAAGCGGGTTGTATGCGGGTATAAATTGAACAGGTATTCCTTCGATGTAAACATGTTCATTTTTAGGGGGATAGCCTTTTTGTTTGAGTTCCGCATAGAGGCTGCTCATATCAAGAAGGGCTTTATTTTTTTGGTCTGGTAAAAAAATAAAAATATCTAAATCGAAGGTAAGGGTAGGCTCGGCATAAAAAAGCAAAGCCATGGCTCCTCCAAGAGCGTATTGATCAATGATACCCTTTTGCTGTAGTTGATTGATGACTTTAAGTGTTTTTTCCATATCTTACCGTCACCACGGTATGAATACCGCCACGTACATAAAAATCGCCTACCACTTCCATAAAACGGGGTTTGCAGGCTCCTACTAAATCATCCAAAATTTTATTAGTGACGGCCTCGTGAAAAGCGCCTTCATTTCGGTAACTCCATAAATACAGCTTTAGCGATTTAAGCTCGATGCATTTTTTATTGGGGATATAGCTGATCTTAATCGTCGCAAAATCGGGCTGGCCGGTTTTAGGGCACACGCAGGTAAATTCTGGGCAGGTAAAGTCGATTTGATACGGTCTTTTGCTATTGGGATTATCAAAAGTTTCTAGTGTTTTCTGAGGTTTAGTTGTCATATGATGAACAAATATGATGGATTTATCGCCCGATGACAAGCGCCATTTTTTAGAGGGGATTTCTCTTTTTAACCGGGGAAAATACTACGAAGCCCACGAAGAAATTGAACATATTTGGCTTAAAAATAAAACAGACTCTAAACTCTTTTTACAAGCGCTCATTATTTTTGCCGGTGCTTTTTGTCATATTCAAAAGAAACGGCATGCTCCGGCGGCTAAAGCTTTTCAAAAAGTTGTCCTAAAACTTAAGAGATACCCTACGCCTTATTTTGGAATTGATCTTACTCTGATTCGTAAAAATGCCCAAGAATGGATGACTTATTTAAAAAAGGTGAGAGAAATGCCGTCTTTTCCTCAAATAATTAATGCTGAAAATAAGGATTAGCTCCCGAAGCATGATCGGTAGCATCAATAATCTGGCCCAAAGACGGAATCTCGGTGCGGAGCGTACGTTCAACACCTTGCTTTAAAGTAGCGGTAGAAGATGCACAACCCTGGCAACCACCACCCATTTTAATATAAATGTCGTTGGCTTTTACATCCACCAGCTCAATAAAGCCGCCATGCGAGGCAACAGCGGGGTTCACACGTTCTTCAATCACTTTAATAACCTGAACTTTTAAGGTTTCTACATCGGGCAGGCTTTTAAATTTTTCGGGAGAAATAATATCTTTTCCACTTTTAACGGTTTCGCGGATGGCTTTACCAATTTGTGGCCCAACCGTGCGCCAGTTATCGTAACCTTGCTTTTGCACCATGAGAGAAGTAGGGGAGATGAATACCGAAACCACTTGTTCCACATTCAAAATAGCTTCAGCCAGGGCTGAGCCTTTGGCTTCTTCTTTACTGGAGAAGGTAAAAGAACCTCCGTTAGGATAAAGGGGTTTTTCCAGATTGAATAAACATTTTTCGGGGTCCATCTGGGGTTCGGCCATTATTTTAATGTCTTGATCACTCATGGCTCTCCACCTATCAACAGACTGGAGAATTGACAAGTGTTTTGGAAGCTATTTGTAGGAACCAGCAAAGAAGGAAATAAGGCCTTTATTGTAGCCAGGAACCGATACTTCTAAATCGAGACGGGTAACCGGTTTTGATACAATTGCATTAACCGCATCGGGAAGAGCAGGAGGTACCGATAATACTTCTTTAAGTGCTAAATGCGGATGAGGCGATTTATTAATGATACTCGAAAAAATATTAAGAACTTCTTTTAAGTTTTCCATTAAATTATCGGCCAGTTTACCTGCTTTAATGCCTTCGTTAACAAGAGAAGCCGGAATGCGTGTTAAAATGGCCCCAATGCTGCCACCAACTGATAAGTCACAAATGCAAACAGCGCCCAATTCGCCAGCATTATTGGTATAAGTAGCTACCGTTAAAGGGCCACCAGCAGGAGGTGTCCAGGCGGCCGAAGTTTTGGTTGGGGCGTCTTTACCAATTAAATCGGCTAACATGGCGGATACTTCTTTATCGGTTGGTAAATGATAATTTCCTGGCATAAATTTCTCCCTATTTACGAGCAATAATTAATAATTTAATGGGAATAGTTCCAATTTTAAAATCGGCAACGGCGGCTTCCTGATTTTCGCCGCATTCAATTTTACCGCTCATAAAAATGGGTAATCCCAGCTGAATGGATTGAGCACTGCTGCTCATGATGCGTTTAACACCACCAGCCACAATATTGATAACTTCACCCACGGCATCGGCCACTTCAGAATCGCTTAACGCATCATCCGGACCCATGCCTAAAAGAGCTTTTGCCATCTGGGTGCATCCATCTTTAGTGGCCATTACAGCCAGCATTACCGAGGTGGTATCAACAGCTAACGATAAGCATGAACCGGATACACCATCAGGAACTGTGTTATGGAGTTTAGGATCGTTATAAGCTTCAAGCCCCATGGTACTGGTAGCCAGTTCGTTAGTACCTTCCATTAACGCTTTAAGCCAATCGGCGGTTACAATTTGTGTACTCATTTTACAATCCCTTCTAAGGTCATTTTAAAAGTTTCGGCCGTAAAAGGTTTTGTAATCACAAATAATGCCCCATTTTCTTTGGCCAAATTTTTAATTTCGTCGGTAGATTCTGAGGTAACAAAACCAAATTTAATGGCTTTGCCGGCTTTTTTAAGCTCTTGCAACAGTTCAATGCCTTTCATCTCAGGCATGTTCCAGTCCGATAAGATGAGGTCGGGAGGGGAGGCGTTAATTTTGGCTAATGCATCTTTGCCATTTTCGGCTTCTATAAAATTATGATTTTCAAAGCCGGCTTGTTTTAAGTTGCGCAACACTATCATGCGCATGGCTTTACTATCATCTACAACAAGTATGTTCATACTGCCCCCTTTATTTTACTAACAGGACCGTTATTTAACAGATAGCCCACCAGGGCTAGCCTGCGGTCCTGTAGTACTAACAAGTCAAGTGTGTCAGTTAAACGG includes:
- a CDS encoding hybrid sensor histidine kinase/response regulator yields the protein MKKSTQNLLLIEDNPGDARLFEELVRDMGDGRLVTCADRLSAGMQLLEEKPFECVFLDLSLPDGNGLDLIQKIRANFSIPIIVLTGLDDQNMAVNTLRLGAQDYLVKGQFDVSGLKRSLRYAQERKNIEEEKRRVDIMKDSFISTVSHELRTPLAIVKSAISNLKDGILGELNEKQVKVVATTSKNIERLNRLITNLLDLSRLESGRIHVNFSSFDIVPVIYETLLSLKSEAHEKGIEFHFEPQSASIVFEADQDMMIQILMNLSDNAIRFARKNVKVTVGKAKNSDLGELFKRAGANLVGNDFLYLSIEDDGKGMDVGSIPRLFNKFEQVNRPAGGKGYHGTGLGLAICKEIVELHNGLVWAESVAGQFMRFNVILPCSQNTASSD
- a CDS encoding DUF309 domain-containing protein — encoded protein: MMDLSPDDKRHFLEGISLFNRGKYYEAHEEIEHIWLKNKTDSKLFLQALIIFAGAFCHIQKKRHAPAAKAFQKVVLKLKRYPTPYFGIDLTLIRKNAQEWMTYLKKVREMPSFPQIINAENKD
- a CDS encoding response regulator — protein: MNILVVDDSKAMRMIVLRNLKQAGFENHNFIEAENGKDALAKINASPPDLILSDWNMPEMKGIELLQELKKAGKAIKFGFVTSESTDEIKNLAKENGALFVITKPFTAETFKMTLEGIVK
- a CDS encoding 2-oxo acid dehydrogenase subunit E2, which codes for MFSKKFKKLKNPSSWRRLSIANWDAANDPTVYGVLEYDFTKGLEFIKKVNETQNIKISPTHFVAKAMALTLARYPDINGIIRFGQIYLRDTVDMFLQVAVPGQDSTEKPDLSGALIRECDKKSFKQISEELKTKSELIRSKNDPEFKDTIKLMDLVPPIFLKPLLKLLTFILYDIGMPIPAIGLKEDPFGSAMVTSVGMWNVPPGFPPIVPISRVPLLACVGAVAKKPWVVDDKIEIRPILQINVTFDHRFIDGFTGSRMIHFINEIFEKPEEYLESDK
- the dprA gene encoding DNA-processing protein DprA; translation: MNDLDLMYWLALTQVKGVGPARFFRLIELYGSPKAVFEKRDELLDKTLPAELLTSIKNFAFDPIKRLIEQTRTLGIHIVTFNDEQYPKALQHIAQAPPVLYFKGDLTFLNEGDWLGVVGSREITDYGVKVCRELVRDLVLQGVRIASGFAAGVDIEAHLTCLYQKGKTVGVLGHGLDVMFPSDHKKYVGPLLDNGGALLSEFPIGSEIHPGFFPRRNRIISGLSRGVLVVEANAKSGSLITADYALEEGRDVFAVPGPIFSARSAGCNQLIQKGAKLVTKAQDILDEWKYEVRTLAPRHHFENPEEEVIFKLLGEHILDMDDIIVKTTMPAHTVSRLLTKMEMEGRIRAMPGRRFHAVS
- a CDS encoding patatin-like phospholipase family protein — translated: MPKPSSSLGLVLSGGGARGAYEAGVLYYIRTQLDKQLPKPVNFDVLCGSSVGAINSIYMAATAENPAFQGKMLHQLWKDLKQENVYCRNLKAMGTLVGKTVKNITHNLLGVTQNKLEHKLGSLSHFKGILDTSPLKPYINKLVDFRSIGKNIKNGHLSAISLTATNVSTGRMELFIQKRSNLRYTGEYPHQLTELAAEHALASAAIPIIFPPVQVRGTYYTDGGLKLNTPMSPAIQLGANKILIVGLHHRYQAGETIPTLVPPNQYPSLGQLVGQVMNALFVDRIQYDIEQLTRINRIVEWSEKVYGKNYIDKINSMLLREGIKGDVANRGLKKLKVFELSPSHDISEIFSEWFQHRSEQDKSFTFFEKILLRALDIDPIAGVDILSYLAFVPGYIKLLLELGYQDAKVHKEELIEFLAD
- a CDS encoding HDOD domain-containing protein, translating into MITLAQIVSDVKTLPTLPESVARISKAIRNASSEIKDFEKIIMPDPSLTTNLLRLCNSAYFGFTREITSVKQAISLMGINRVYELALSGAFSAVIPPYLLGYNIPSHIFWEHSVAVAIIAEVLGKKIGFPTKDQIFTAGLLHDIGKIILGPHLHLKASNKISYPLLLTDWELQLAGTDHTEVGSLLSQIWNLPESCEEVIRWHHKPTHATESRYEALVQLVSVADSLAHLYGYGHDGFDIYRGVPQELFEKFKLDTNAIDMIAEETRDPINQMKQYFANKAG
- a CDS encoding integration host factor subunit beta, with the translated sequence MNKSQLVDIISEKTKQPRKKAEDVVNLIFDQMTDTLAGGGRIEIRGFGSFVPREYGAYTGRNPRTGESIEVRPKRLPFFKVGKELRDRVDIEEDGSTPEA
- a CDS encoding NifU family protein — its product is MSDQDIKIMAEPQMDPEKCLFNLEKPLYPNGGSFTFSSKEEAKGSALAEAILNVEQVVSVFISPTSLMVQKQGYDNWRTVGPQIGKAIRETVKSGKDIISPEKFKSLPDVETLKVQVIKVIEERVNPAVASHGGFIELVDVKANDIYIKMGGGCQGCASSTATLKQGVERTLRTEIPSLGQIIDATDHASGANPYFQH
- a CDS encoding chemotaxis protein CheX; its protein translation is MSTQIVTADWLKALMEGTNELATSTMGLEAYNDPKLHNTVPDGVSGSCLSLAVDTTSVMLAVMATKDGCTQMAKALLGMGPDDALSDSEVADAVGEVINIVAGGVKRIMSSSAQSIQLGLPIFMSGKIECGENQEAAVADFKIGTIPIKLLIIARK
- the queF gene encoding preQ(1) synthase — encoded protein: MTTKPQKTLETFDNPNSKRPYQIDFTCPEFTCVCPKTGQPDFATIKISYIPNKKCIELKSLKLYLWSYRNEGAFHEAVTNKILDDLVGACKPRFMEVVGDFYVRGGIHTVVTVRYGKNT
- the cobA gene encoding uroporphyrinogen-III C-methyltransferase, whose product is MKKTGTVYLVGAGPGDTSLLTLRGCELLKKADVVLYDYLANPALLNFTSEKCKKIYVGKKGSDKNPGLQESIQDELLACAKKYKTVVRLKGGDSFIFGRGGEEAEFLKQNKIPFEIIPGVSSISSVPAYAGIPLTHRDFASNFCVLTGHCADNNQKQIPWPHVASFDTVVILMATAHLNENLSHLMNAGKSPATPAALISWGSYPHQKTVVSTLQHLARDAAQIKPPAVVVVGEVVSLRDKLKWFEEKPLFGKKVLITRAGHQNSQLAYKLSALGAQVLDVPLIKVVPQKSKIKNIDRYDWLVLTSANAVEHFFKHVHDARDLAHVKIAVIGSATAETLKTYGLKADLMPKKFVAEGLIDAFKKKRINRKKILIPRAQDGREELVEGLKALKNKVDTVTLYKTLPETKNKEALLEALNKNPDWTLFLSSSSVHAFYKMVSCYNGPIACLGPVTAKTARSYGLKVDVVAKDSVTDSLIKALF